In Elgaria multicarinata webbii isolate HBS135686 ecotype San Diego chromosome 19, rElgMul1.1.pri, whole genome shotgun sequence, a genomic segment contains:
- the CACFD1 gene encoding calcium channel flower homolog, which yields MNPQEEHAQGDADADAAAASPSSTDDDGMTWWYKWLCRLAGIIGGISCAFSGLWMCVSIHPLNIAAGIWMMLNAFVLLLCEAPFCCQFIEFANTVSARADKLRPWQKAAFYCGMAVFPVILSLTLTTLIGNAIAFATGVLYGLSSLGKKGDAITYARMQQLQRKQTGGDGMTGTVEAQAV from the exons atgaaCCCCCAAGAAGAGCATGCTCAGGGAGATGCAGATGCAGATGCTGCTGCAGCATCCCCATCTTCCACGGATGACGATGGCATGACCTGGTGGTACAAGTGGTTGTGCAGGTTGGCCGGGATCATTGGGGGCATCT CCTGTGCTTTCTCCGGTCTCTGGATGTGTGTCTCCATCCACCCGCTCAACATTGCCGCCGGCATTTGGATGAT GCTGAACGCCTTCGTCCTCCTTCTATGCGAGGCCCCGTTTTGCTGCCAGTTCATCGAGTTTGCGAACACCGTGTCGGCGAGAGCGGACAAACTCCGTCCGTGGCAGAAAGCAGCCTTCTACTGTGG gaTGGCTGTATTCCCAGTTATACTGAGCTTGACTCTGACGACGCTGATTGGCAACGCCATTGCATTTGCAACGGGTGTGCTCTACGGACTTTCGTCACTGGGCAAAAA GGGAGACGCCATCACTTACGCAAGGATGCAGCAGCTGCAGCGGAAACAAACCGGCGGAGATGGAATGACGGGGACGGTCGAAGCCCAGGcagtgtga